AGAGAGATTTTGCGGCAATTCAATTAAGCGATCGCTTTGAACGTGGATTAACCGCGCTGTAACCTGCTGCAATTGCGTTCTAGCAGCAGTTGCAGTTGTTGCTGGTGGCGGGGATACTTCGGCTTCAGAGGTCGGTTCTGGTTCCAAAGGTGGTGGAGTAGGAATACTTTGTACAGAAACTACAGGTTGAATCGCGATGGTTGGCGCTGGTTCTGGCGGGCTGGTTGGTGTAACAGGTATCTGTGGCGCTGGTTCTGGGGGAACTGCTACCTCTGTTGGTGGTAAAGATGATTCGGGGGGACGGGAGTTAGTAGATTCGTCGATTCCCAAAGCATTTGGTTGTAAAAGTTCTAGCAGTGGATCGGGTGGTACTAACGGCGGTACTTCCACAGAAATATCTGGAGTGACTGTTGTAGCTACTGCTGTATGAACATGTGGAACTCCTGCTGAGTGAAGGTTATAGCCACACTGACCGCAAAATGCAGCATCTGCCTGCACAGTTGCCCCACAACTGGGACAATTAGTAGTCGCGGGTAACGGTGTATAACAAGCTTCACATTGGACAGCACCATCAGGGTTGGGATGATTGCAATTAGGGCAGACGATCATCGATATTTAGCCTTTGTTCAAGATCATCATAAATATAGGTAGGACTGGCAAGCAGAGGGCGGCCCTAACTTTAGATTCTAGCAATTACTGCTAATGAAACAATGAATTGGACACTGTTACGCAGGGGGCAAGGGGGCAGGGGGAAGGGGGAAGGGAGCAGAGGAGGCAGGGGAGCAGGGAAAGAAAAACTATTGATTATTGCCCAGTCCCCAATACCCAATACCCAATTATTGTTGGATTTCCAAACCTGCTGCTGCATCCAGCAGCCACCAAAGTTCTCCTTGGGGCCGAATTAAGCGGGATGGGTAAGTGAAATCATCGGCCACAGGTGCAAAGATTTGCGCTAAAGCTGGTCGTTTATTAGCACCAGCAACCAGAAAAATTACGCTGCGAGCAGAGTTGATGAAGGGGTAGGTGAAAGTGATCCTGGGGTTTCCGTCTTTGTTACCGACAGTAACTAGGCGATCGCGTACTTTGAGAGCCTCTGTGTGGGGAAACAAAGATGCAGTATGTGCATCATCACCCATTCCTAGTAATACTACATCCAACGCGGGAAACTCAACCCCAGGAGAATTGAAAAATTCTTTGAGATGTTGTTCATACTTGGCAGCAGCTAGCTCTGGATTGGCTTCTAAAGTCGATACGGGGTGAATGTTAGCTGCTGGGATATCAACACGATCTAGCCATGCACGACGCGTCATCAGTTCATTGCTATCGGGGTGATCTGGTGGTACGTAGCGCTCATCTCCCCAGAATATATGAATTTTATCCCAAGGTAATTTTTGAGTAGCGATCGCTTCGTATAACGGTTTAGGTGTACTGCCACCAGACAAGGCGATGGTAAACTGCCCACGCTGCTCAATGGCAGTTTCTAGCTTAGACAGAATTAATTTTAGCGCTCGTGCAACCAGCGCCGGCTGATCCGGTAGAACTTCAATGGTTTTGTTCATGGCTTCATCATCATATTGCTGGCTTCCAGCAATACCATACCGAACTTATTACAATCCCCCTTTTTAACTTTTGAAATATTTAACATAGTCCATATAAGTAGGCTAGAAAAATGTAGATGCTCATTATCACCTTCAACCCTAAGTTGTCAGTCGTCAGTCGTACTAACTACTAACCAGTCTGATGATTATTTTATTTACATCCAGTTACTTGATACTTGGTTGATTAACGCCACAAAGAATACATTTATTAATTCTTATTAAAAATTAATAAACCTAATTAATCACAAACAAACTTTCCCAGTCTGCGATCGCTTCGCGTTGGGCAATTAACAATTCCTGAATTCCTTTTTGGGCCACATCTAGCAATTTATCCAACTGAGTACGGCTAAAGCTGCCTTCTTCGGCTGTTCCTTGGACTTCAATGATTCCCAGATGTTGATTCATTACCACGTTAAAATCTACTGTTGCAGACACATCTTCTATGTAATTAAGATCCAAAAATGGCTCTTCCTCCAGTAATCCTACGGAAACTGCTGCAACCTGACCACACAGAGGCGATCGCTCCAACACGCCCTCTTGCAACAATTTAGAAACCGCATGAGCCAACGCCACAAATGAGCCTGTAATAGCTGTTGTCCGAGTTCCAGCGTCCGCTTGCAACACATCAGCATCAACAGTCAGCGTGCGTTCTCCCAGTGCCTCAAAATCCACTGCTGCGCGTAAGCTACGTCCAATTAAACGTTGAATTTCTTGCGTCCGTCCAGATAATTTCAATAATTCCCTTTCTTGCCGTTTTTGGGTAGCAGATGGTAGCATCCGGTACTCAGCAGTTAACCAGCCTTTACCAGTTCCTTCAAGAAACTTTGGAACTCCCTTATTAACGCTAACAGTACAAAGTACCTGAGTATCACCGCATCTTGCGAGAACAGAACCAGGGGCAAAGCGGGTGAAATTGGGGTAAAAGCTGATCGGACGTAGTTCGTAGGGAAGACGACCATCAGGACGCTGCCAAGCCATTGGAGTTGCCTCAAGTTTTACAGTACTGCCTTATAGATTACCTTAGTGTTGTAAATCTACTGGGGATTAGGGACTGGGGACTGGGGATGGTGAAGAATTTTTCCTAACTCCTAACTCTCTAAGGAATTGAAAGCAGAGTCAAAATATTTTGCTGCACCATTTCTGGTGATTGGTCGCCGTTGATGGTCAATAAGCAGCGACGGCGGTCGTAGTATTCTAAGATGGGAATGGTGCGATCGTAGAATAATTCTACACGGCGCTGCACGATTTCTGGTTGGTCATCTGGTAGCGATCGCCCCAAGGATCGACTAACCATTACCGCTTCTGGAACTTGGAGATAAATTGCCCAATCTAGCTTTTGCCCTAAATCATCCAATAAAAAATCTAATTCTTCAGCTTGGAAGGCAGTACGGGGATAACCTTCTAACACCCAATCGCAGTTAATATCTGGTTGTCTGAGGCGTATTCTGATTAATTCAACAATCATTTCGTCTGGAACTAACTCACCTTTCTGCATGTAGGGCTGTGCATGGTAACCTAGTTCACTCAAGCTAGCGTAAACCGAAAGAGAAGTTCGGGGATCGCCTTCCAACCATCGAAATTCCGGTAGGCGCTGATCTCCAGATATTGCTTCCCGTAAAATCTCGCCTGTAGAAATCAGAGGAATATCAAAGTGTCTGCAAAGCCTTTGTGCTTGAGTGCTTTTCCCCGATCCTGAACCTCCCAGAATCACCAATCTCACAACAATTTACTCCTCATCCTGTCAAATTCGCTACTAACTAAGTCTGTTTTGCCCAAATAAGTGGCAAATCTAACATTTAGCATTTAGCGATTTTCAGACGTTCTACCCAACTTGTTTAAAGAATTGGAACCGTACCTGTTATGTTTTCATTTTTACAGCGTCTTTCGGAGATAAAGACAAAAAAATTTAAATTAAAATAACTCTTGACTTCAACACAAACGTAATGTTTGACTAAGAATGCAATTTGCCAAATCCACCACACCTGTGAAAAACAGATTGATTATACACGCAAATTGACCAAAAGTTTTGTTAGTATAAACTCTTGAATTATTGTCTTTTTTAATACTTAATATTATGGTTGCCCAGCTAGAAACTCAAAGTATCAATTCAACTCTCACCCTAGCATATCCAGTTGAAGGGCTAGTACAAGTTTTCACTAGCTCTCATCGCAATTTTTTTACGAGCGTCATGGCTCAATCACTGAGAATAGCTGGACAAGGAACAACAGTATTAATAGTCCAGTTCCTCAAAGGAGGAATTCGTCAAGGACAGGATCGACCTGTACAACTAGGACAAAATTTAGATTGGATTCGCTGTGATTTGCCTCGTTGTATCGATACACCACATCTAGATGATACGGAAAACCAAGCTTTACAAAAGCTGTGGCAGTATACACAACAAGTAGTATGTGAGAGCAAGTATTCTCTCGTAGTATTAGATGAGTTAAGTTTAGCGATTAACTTTGGTTTAATTCCTGAAACGGAAGTTTTAGCATTTTTGGCAAAACGCCCTCCCCACGTCGATATTATTCTTACAGGGCCAGAGATGCCTAAGTCTCTCTTGGATGTGGCAGATCAAATTACAGAAATTCGCCGCAGTTATCGACCTTAAATCAAATAAGTGCGGATGTAAAAAGATTTATGTCATTACGTACTCCTTTCCTACGGAACGCTACGCGAACGGAGAACCCGTAGGGTACAAAGTGTTCGAGGAGCGTCTCTAAGAGTTGCAATCGCGAGAATTTGCGATTGCTGCGTTTCGCTGCGCTACACTCGCAATAACAATGGATTTTTAATTTTGTATGACTACTTAATTCAATTCAGGATATTCTAGTAATTCGGTTTGAATTAGCTGTGAAGTTGTGATTAAAAACGATATCTGGATTACTGAAATGTCTCAACAGGGTTTAATTTCGCCCTTTGAGCCAAGTTTAATCCGAAAAGTGCAAAAAGATGAGTCTGTAGCAGTTCAACCTGTAATTAGCTATGGTTTATCTTCTTATGGCTACGATATACGCCTTTCTTCGGCTGAGTTCCGCATTTTCCGCCACATTCCTGGAACTGTAGTTGATCCCAAAAACTTTAATCCCCAGAATCTAGAGCCAACAGCACTGCATACAGATCCCAGTGGCAGTTATTTTATTTTACCTGCCCATTCCTATGGTCTGGGGGTTGCTCTAGAAAAACTGGAGGTTCCTGAGAATATTACCGTAATCTGTATAGGTAAATCTACGTATGCGAGATGTGGGATAATTGCAAATTTAACACCTGCTGAAGCTGCATGGCGAGGTCATTTAACTTTAGAGTTTTCTAATTCTTCTAGTGCTGATTGTCGTATTTACGCTAATGAAGGCGTGGTGCAATTACTATTTTTAGAAGGTGAACCCTGCGCTATTAGTTATGAAACTCGTCAGGGAAAATATCAGGATCAGCTAGAAATTGTGACGTTAGCAAAGGTATAAATTAGTACTTTATTGATGAAATCACAGCAGTAAGATGGATTGTTAAGTCTCGATCGCAGGGTTATAATCATCTGGATTATCAAAGCCTGCAATCCAGGCGGCTGCCTGATGACAACTTTGCATATCAGGTGGAACGCGCAGGATATGAATATGTCCTGTAGAGGGACAAGTGACTTTCAAGACCATAAGCGGCTCGTCATCGTCAAAAGGAATGTAAACTAGTTGGCGTTCTCCACCAACGTCTCGATCGCGATCGCGGATCAATCCTCCCACTTGCTGCAAAAATGTTTCGTATCCCAAACGTTCAATCAGTACGCGGCGCAACTCAACATTCTCTATATTGAGAATATCCTGCCCGGTGATTGACTGGGATTCAAAGGCAACGCGTAGGCGCAGCCCGCCGAAGGCATCGTTTACCTGCACGCCTCGCCACCGTAAGACAAAACCATGCCCCGCAGATAGACTGGTAATTCCACTTCCCGCCAACTCGATCCAATAAGTAACATGGAGTCCTTTGGGAAGCGTAGTGAGGTTTACACAATCGCTGATATCAATACTTTCACAGGTTAGATTTTCAGGCAGATTGTAAAGAGCCAACGCACTGCTTAAATCTAGATGACCCAAAACACGCATACCATCCCAGGCGCGATGCTCAAGGATAAGTTTTCGAGCAACTTCAGCCGATACAGGCTCGTGACTTTCCTTGGGGCGCTGCAAAACTGGTTTATTTGGCACGCGTCCATTTGCCATCATCTTGAGCATTAATCCATCACCTCTACATAAGTATCAGGGCGATATTCACGTTGTTTCCAGACACGGTAAAGCCCTTGGGGTAATTCAATCGCCCGATGTTCTTCATGAACTAAAGTCGCACTCGGTTCTTTAACCTCAAGAAAAAGGTTACTACCATGCGCCCACAACTGAACAGCATTGGATTGCTGAATGCGATGGCTGTGTCCTGTAATTTCACCATGAGCGAGAGTAGCACCTACGCGCTTTTGAGCAGCGACAGGCAAGGTAACAATACGTTTGATCAAAACGTCGCCATGTCTGTAAAGAACACTACTTTGATTAGCTTGGGAGTTATTGCTGTTGTTAAACATTTTTCTATGATAACAATACCTTTCTCATGATATTAGGAGTAACCCTCAATACTGTTCGGTTAAGACAAGAGACGCGATGAATCGCCGTCTCTACAATAATTAGGGACTGACAAATAAAAAAATATCCAATTAACTCTTTAATCAGTCGAGGATTCAGACTCATTACTGCTTCAAGACTACTTAGAGAAATTTGCCTTTGAGGGAAAATTTTTCGATTTACTGAAATTATGTAGAAATTGGAGTTCAGATGCAGTGAGATCGCGCCATTGACCCAATTGTAGGTCATCTAATTTTAGGTGAGCTATGCTGACCCTGACCAGTCGCAAAGTCGGAAACCCTACAGCCGCAGTCATCCGACGTACTTGGCGGTTTTTTCCCTCTGTCAAAGTCATTTCTAGCCAAGCTGTCGGTATATTTTTGCGAAATCTAATCGGCGGTGTGCGTTCAGGTAACTGTGGTTCTTCGGGTAAAAGCATAACTTCTGCTGGTTGAGTGCGGTAATCTTGAATTTCCACACCTGTTTGCAACCTTTGGATAGCAGAAGCATCTGGAATTCGCTCTACCTGTACCCAGTAAGTACGTTTATGACCAAAACGCGGATGGGCAAGGCGATGTTGCAATTGTCCATCGTTTGTTAACAGTAGCAATCCTTCACTATCCCAGTCTAAACGTCCTACAGGATAGACATCAGGCACATCAATATAGTCTTTGAGGGTGCTGTGGGTGGGAGCATCTTTTGTAAATTGGCTAAGAACACCATAAGGTTTGTAAAAAATAATATATCGGTAATGATTAGTCATTAGTCATTTGTCAATAAACTTGTTCAAGGGACTTCCAGAATATTAAAGATGCGTTACCCAGAACCTTTGTAGAGACGTAGCACTGCTACGTCTCTACATTCTTTTTCGGAGATGTCTAATAGTTTTAACTTGTCTTCCTCATCTCCCCCTGCTCTCCACTCTCCATAACATGAGTTTTGCTGGGCAAAATTCTCCAAGGATTTGGGCATCCTAATAAAAACGATATAGTGAAGGGTTGATTATGCCAAGTTCTAAGATGTGCCGACGGTCTTTTTTGTTTTTAGGAGGTGCTGTCTTGGCACAAGGATTAACATTGGCACTCCCCGCAACCGCTCAAACTGTACAGGTGAAGAGGGGGAAGGTAAATGGTTTCTCTTTTTATCAAACTATTATTGACCTTACTGATCCCAAAACTTTCATTACTATTGGTTTAGCCAATAATGCAACTTTGGCTAATACTAATCAAAAAACTAGTGGTGATGAAGAATTTAACAACCTAGTGGCTCGTCATCGCGCTGCTGTCGTTGCTAATGGTACTTTTTTTGCCAAGAATTCTCAGAAAACAGTGATGGGTAATATGGTAGCGGCAGGGAGATTCCTGAAATACAGCCAGTGGGAAAATTTTGGCACTACTTTGGGGTTACGAGTTGGCAATAAACCGGAGATGGTGACAGCACGGGTTGATGGTAAACCGCAATGGAATCAACATTGGTTGTCTATCACCTGCGGGCCTCGGCTGTTGAGACAGGGACAAATTTGGCTGAAGCCGGATGTTGAGGGATTTAAAGATCCTCATGTTTTAGGTACTGGCGACCGAACTGCGATCGGGTTTCCTGCTGATGGTACAAAGCTATTTTTGATAAATTTTGATAGTGGTTTAACTTTACAGCAAGAAGCGCAAGTGATGAAAGCGATCGGCTGTTACGAAGCGATGAACTTAGATGGTGGTGCATCAAAAGCCTTTGCTGCTAGTGGTAAAATTTTAGTCCCCGCTGGACGCCCACTAACTAATGTGATTGTTGTTTATGATAGCAAGAATCCTGCTCCTGTTGATTTACAACAGTCATGGGTAAGGTTTCAAAAAGGCGATCGCCCCATAATACCTGGTGCTTAAAAAGTAGATAATATTACTTTGTGGAAGGCGCTCTTAGTGAGAAGCGATCGCCTCTACGATCTTTTAGTGCAGATTTGTTAATTATGTACCTACCTAATTTGCGTAAATAGTCATGTTTTTTACCGAGTCCCTTGTCTTTAAGCTGTGATGATGTTGGATGCTTCGGCAATAGGCTCAACTTGTATGGGTGCTACTTTCTCCTCAAAGGTAGCTAAATCAAACCAAAAGGTAGTACCAACGCCGACTTCACTCACTAGATGAACTTTACTACGATGTCTGTCAATGATGTTTCTGACAATCGATAAACCTAAACCAGTGCCTTCTAGAGTGTGAACTCGGTTTTCGACGCGAAAGAAGCGTTCAAAAATTGAGTGTTGATCTTCTGTGGCGATGCCAATTCCAGTATCAGAAATTTCAATCCGCACTGGAGCAGATTGGGTATGACTGGGCTTGAAATCTAGTTGGTAGGCACGGATTACTACTTTACCACTGGCTTTTGTGAATTTAAGGGCATTGCCAATCAGATTGCCAAACACTTGTACTAACAGATCGTAATTACCTAAAACTAGCGGTAAATTAGGGGCAACTTCCTGAAGCAGTTCAACACCTTTATCTTTTGCATTGAGTTGGTAAGTACGTAGGGTTTGCTCGATCGCTTGGGCTAAATCTACGCCGTCGAAGCTGTAGCTGCGACCAGATTCGAGTTTTGACAAATCCAAAACATCGTTAACTAGGCGGGTTAAGCGATCGGTTTCATGGTTCACGGTTTGCAAAAACTCTTGCCGTTCTTGTAAAGCTAAGTCTTCGCCGTAGTCATGCAGGGTTTCAATATAAGTTTTGATGTTAAATAGAGGCGTTCGCAGTTCGTGAGAAACGTTGCTGATAAATTGACTTTTTGCATCGTTTAGTTCTACTTCACGGGTTATATCTTGAATAGTAATCGCAATGCCTTTGATGCTTTCCCTTTGCAGGTTGAGTACTGTAGTCAAGAGAATGCGGATTGTTCGGGGGGTGGGTTGGTTAATAAAAATTCGGAATTCGGCGCTTTCGCATTCCCCTGCTGCCATTTCGTACAAGGGACGGGTGATTTCCATTTGTACAGATGGGGGTAAGTGATGTAAGACATTGTTACCTACTACATCAGCGGCTTCCCAGCCAAAAATCCGTTGTGCTGTGGGGTTGACTAAAATCACCTGCATGTTGTTATCAATCAACACAGCACCATCTGCGATTGTTGAAACTAGGGTTTCTAACTTGGCTTTTTCTGCGGTCAGTTCCTCAATATTCTGTTCTTCATAACGCTCTAATCGCTCTCCCATTTCGTTAAAGCTTAAAATTAATTCCCCCAGTTCGCCCCCTAAAGGTAAATCAATGCGTTGCTTAAAATTCCCGGTGGCAATTTGCTTTACTCCCACTAGCAGTTCTTTAATGGGCTTGGTGATGGTTAAGGCGTTAATCACTCCTGCCAAAATCACCATTACCCAAATCGTGATAAAAACAGCAATGGTGACATCGCGGGTAAAATTGGTGGAGATAACAGCAGTTTGATTGGGATTGATACCGATCGCTAATACACCTAAGTATTTCTGATTGACGATCAGAGGAATAAATACATCGGTGACTATCCCATCTGGGGTTGTGTGTTGCCGCACCATTGGTTTTTCGTCATTACCAGGGTAATCTTCTGGCAGTTGTATCCGCCGCTTAATGGTGAGGGAATTTTCTACCTCGGCTTCCCAAAAAGGAATGCCAAAAAATATTTCCCCAGTTTCATCGGCGTAAAGCATATAACGCACACTAGAGGTGCTGCTATAGAAACGTTGGGAAAATTGGGCAACCTCGGTGAGATTATTGTCAGCGACCAAGGGGGCAACGTTGGCAGCAAGCAGCAGTCCTAAGTCACGACCGAAGCGGGTGTCATTCATCCGCGCATCCTGCTGAATTGTATTCACAGCCCAGAAAGTCAAACCACTCATTACCAAGGAAACTACCATTGTGGCTACAGCCAGCAGTTTAGTCTGGAGTGTGAACTCAGACCACCAACTAGCGATCGCATCTCGAATTGTTTTTAACAGACTTAGCATCTTAAATAAAGTTGTTAGTAATCTTTGTTATAAAGCCCAACAACTAAAAAATTAACAGTTAATTCGACAAATATGTTAGGGATTGGGGATTGGGGATTGGGAATAACTATAAACTCCTAACTCCTAACTCCTAACTCCTAACTCCTAACTCTATGACCGATATCTCTCCGGTAATATATCCCCTCAAACTGAATATATTTGATACCTGCGTAGGCTTGGGCGATCGCTT
This Nostoc sp. C052 DNA region includes the following protein-coding sequences:
- a CDS encoding FHA domain-containing protein → MIVCPNCNHPNPDGAVQCEACYTPLPATTNCPSCGATVQADAAFCGQCGYNLHSAGVPHVHTAVATTVTPDISVEVPPLVPPDPLLELLQPNALGIDESTNSRPPESSLPPTEVAVPPEPAPQIPVTPTSPPEPAPTIAIQPVVSVQSIPTPPPLEPEPTSEAEVSPPPATTATAARTQLQQVTARLIHVQSDRLIELPQNLSVVHIGKPNDRIPPDIDVSGFTNSEIVSRIHADIRVEGDAHYVEDVGSSNGTYINNLPLLPGNRHRLRPGDRISLGKGDLMTFLFQLA
- the pgl gene encoding 6-phosphogluconolactonase, with product MNKTIEVLPDQPALVARALKLILSKLETAIEQRGQFTIALSGGSTPKPLYEAIATQKLPWDKIHIFWGDERYVPPDHPDSNELMTRRAWLDRVDIPAANIHPVSTLEANPELAAAKYEQHLKEFFNSPGVEFPALDVVLLGMGDDAHTASLFPHTEALKVRDRLVTVGNKDGNPRITFTYPFINSARSVIFLVAGANKRPALAQIFAPVADDFTYPSRLIRPQGELWWLLDAAAGLEIQQ
- the rph gene encoding ribonuclease PH, producing MAWQRPDGRLPYELRPISFYPNFTRFAPGSVLARCGDTQVLCTVSVNKGVPKFLEGTGKGWLTAEYRMLPSATQKRQERELLKLSGRTQEIQRLIGRSLRAAVDFEALGERTLTVDADVLQADAGTRTTAITGSFVALAHAVSKLLQEGVLERSPLCGQVAAVSVGLLEEEPFLDLNYIEDVSATVDFNVVMNQHLGIIEVQGTAEEGSFSRTQLDKLLDVAQKGIQELLIAQREAIADWESLFVIN
- a CDS encoding nucleoside monophosphate kinase; its protein translation is MRLVILGGSGSGKSTQAQRLCRHFDIPLISTGEILREAISGDQRLPEFRWLEGDPRTSLSVYASLSELGYHAQPYMQKGELVPDEMIVELIRIRLRQPDINCDWVLEGYPRTAFQAEELDFLLDDLGQKLDWAIYLQVPEAVMVSRSLGRSLPDDQPEIVQRRVELFYDRTIPILEYYDRRRCLLTINGDQSPEMVQQNILTLLSIP
- a CDS encoding P-loop NTPase family protein — encoded protein: MVAQLETQSINSTLTLAYPVEGLVQVFTSSHRNFFTSVMAQSLRIAGQGTTVLIVQFLKGGIRQGQDRPVQLGQNLDWIRCDLPRCIDTPHLDDTENQALQKLWQYTQQVVCESKYSLVVLDELSLAINFGLIPETEVLAFLAKRPPHVDIILTGPEMPKSLLDVADQITEIRRSYRP
- the dcd gene encoding dCTP deaminase, whose protein sequence is MSQQGLISPFEPSLIRKVQKDESVAVQPVISYGLSSYGYDIRLSSAEFRIFRHIPGTVVDPKNFNPQNLEPTALHTDPSGSYFILPAHSYGLGVALEKLEVPENITVICIGKSTYARCGIIANLTPAEAAWRGHLTLEFSNSSSADCRIYANEGVVQLLFLEGEPCAISYETRQGKYQDQLEIVTLAKV
- a CDS encoding DUF6745 domain-containing protein, which gives rise to MMANGRVPNKPVLQRPKESHEPVSAEVARKLILEHRAWDGMRVLGHLDLSSALALYNLPENLTCESIDISDCVNLTTLPKGLHVTYWIELAGSGITSLSAGHGFVLRWRGVQVNDAFGGLRLRVAFESQSITGQDILNIENVELRRVLIERLGYETFLQQVGGLIRDRDRDVGGERQLVYIPFDDDEPLMVLKVTCPSTGHIHILRVPPDMQSCHQAAAWIAGFDNPDDYNPAIET
- a CDS encoding rRNA large subunit pseudouridine synthase E, with the protein product MTNHYRYIIFYKPYGVLSQFTKDAPTHSTLKDYIDVPDVYPVGRLDWDSEGLLLLTNDGQLQHRLAHPRFGHKRTYWVQVERIPDASAIQRLQTGVEIQDYRTQPAEVMLLPEEPQLPERTPPIRFRKNIPTAWLEMTLTEGKNRQVRRMTAAVGFPTLRLVRVSIAHLKLDDLQLGQWRDLTASELQFLHNFSKSKNFPSKANFSK
- a CDS encoding phosphodiester glycosidase family protein translates to MPSSKMCRRSFLFLGGAVLAQGLTLALPATAQTVQVKRGKVNGFSFYQTIIDLTDPKTFITIGLANNATLANTNQKTSGDEEFNNLVARHRAAVVANGTFFAKNSQKTVMGNMVAAGRFLKYSQWENFGTTLGLRVGNKPEMVTARVDGKPQWNQHWLSITCGPRLLRQGQIWLKPDVEGFKDPHVLGTGDRTAIGFPADGTKLFLINFDSGLTLQQEAQVMKAIGCYEAMNLDGGASKAFAASGKILVPAGRPLTNVIVVYDSKNPAPVDLQQSWVRFQKGDRPIIPGA
- the nblS gene encoding two-component system sensor histidine kinase NblS translates to MLSLLKTIRDAIASWWSEFTLQTKLLAVATMVVSLVMSGLTFWAVNTIQQDARMNDTRFGRDLGLLLAANVAPLVADNNLTEVAQFSQRFYSSTSSVRYMLYADETGEIFFGIPFWEAEVENSLTIKRRIQLPEDYPGNDEKPMVRQHTTPDGIVTDVFIPLIVNQKYLGVLAIGINPNQTAVISTNFTRDVTIAVFITIWVMVILAGVINALTITKPIKELLVGVKQIATGNFKQRIDLPLGGELGELILSFNEMGERLERYEEQNIEELTAEKAKLETLVSTIADGAVLIDNNMQVILVNPTAQRIFGWEAADVVGNNVLHHLPPSVQMEITRPLYEMAAGECESAEFRIFINQPTPRTIRILLTTVLNLQRESIKGIAITIQDITREVELNDAKSQFISNVSHELRTPLFNIKTYIETLHDYGEDLALQERQEFLQTVNHETDRLTRLVNDVLDLSKLESGRSYSFDGVDLAQAIEQTLRTYQLNAKDKGVELLQEVAPNLPLVLGNYDLLVQVFGNLIGNALKFTKASGKVVIRAYQLDFKPSHTQSAPVRIEISDTGIGIATEDQHSIFERFFRVENRVHTLEGTGLGLSIVRNIIDRHRSKVHLVSEVGVGTTFWFDLATFEEKVAPIQVEPIAEASNIITA